CGATTTCTCAATCTCTTATACTCGATTCCAATCAGTCTCTCCACTTCATCTCTCAATCTTTCCATCTTCGATTCAAACTTCAAACTCTCTATATCTAGTCTTCTCTCATCCGGTGAGGCTTCATCTATATTTCTAGGCTTCATTTGGTCAAGCCTACAAATTTCAAGTACAAGAGCTCCGCCGTCAACAAATTCCTTCTCTGGCGCGTCTCGCTCCAAACGACATTGTCGACATGCCAGCTTCGTTCCTCTCTTCATCTCGAGACTCACTCTTCCATAACCGAAATCCAGTCAAGGCTTCGTCGATTTGGGTTTGGGGCTTCGACTATTAATCTCATCAAAATTAGATTTCTCGCTCTGGTATTTGGGTTGCATGTTTTTAGGGTGGAGATGAACCACTCTCAGCCATGGTTTCAAAATTTCTCAGAGGAATTCGGTGTCTGAGTGTTATTAGTTTCTGATAGGGCGATAATTTAGGGGTGGGGAGGTGTCGAGCCACGACAGCGGCGGAAGAGGTGCGGCCATTCCAGCGACGGACATAACATTAGCTACCTCAAATGAAAGAATCCCTATAGTCTGCTTCTGGGTTTTGGTGTTGGGGTTCTTTGAATGCTGAAGTAAAAGAGCATGCTTTAGATTCGAGCTTACCTGGTTACCCATCTTCAAAATCCAAGGCGCTGCAACCATCGCTAAGATCTGAAGCTCCGAGATTCAGGGTCTAATCTAGAAAGTCAATCCGAATTACATGTGTGCAAAATTTAGTGATACCCTTTTGCTTTGGTTGCTGATTGAAAGCCTCAGATTGTGCCAAAGGAAAGTGAAACAGTTGGGAATTTCAACGTGTTGGGATTTGGGTATTTGAGAGGTGAGAATGCTTAATTGATTGGAGGGAaaaatatgatttcttttcttgAGTTTTGGGTGAGAGTGGGGGAATCAATCAGTGCTTTGAAGCACATCGATCTCttcatgttttttcttttctacttaCAACTGGCACTTGGGTTGGTATTTAAGTATTGTGAAAGCTTTATCAAAATGTTTTCAAAATTGGTCCGACTCTCTGCATTTTTGGTGtctgaatttatttttgtttctttttggttCTGGGGAGGAGGATCGATTagaggaagaggatgaagaagaagatgaagtttagtttttcttttttgccgtggatttgttttttttttaaatgacaattttagcccttAGAGTGAGCTCTTTTGTCAGACTTAAGTCACttaacgtccaaattggacggagaGTGAGACATTGGACACGGCTGAGGAAAATTGAACAGCttggggggtaaactgattaaattgagaggagagactaacatgaaattacccccaaacctcagggggtaaactgaatttaatcatagAATGTATTCAGTAAAAGCTAGCAATTTCTCATATTTATGCACACGgtgaaaacaatttttttttataccagTTATTATAGAATCAAAGTAATAGGAGATAAAAGTGGGTTTTAGGAAtttctatttatatatttaataaaaaaaatcatattgtcTTGTCACGCCCTTCATAATTAATATCTAATATTGGTGACGTTTAACTGTCCCAATTCGATCGTCAGGCTTGGAAAACCGCTTCCCGACCATCTTGGCTAATGTTATTAATTATGAGTATGTATGTAGCAACAGTAGTTTCTAGTTTGGCTTTTGAAGAAGATCGATGAACTTTGACAGCATtaagttttagttttagtgcGTATTCTCGTAGGTTTCAATTAACCCAACATTGTATGATCGTCCATTTGTGGTAATATCAAGTCTAATAATGACCCTTGTGATTGGagggaaaaaatatatatataggaaaagtTTTTGGAAGCTGTTACATAGCTTTAGAAAGTATAAAACTTTTCTCTCATTCATACCGTAATTTACTACGCTTAAAAGGAGATGTGAAAATTGTGAAAAGGATAACTTTTTTCCCATGGAACATTTCATAATATAGAGTTTTGAGCAAATAACTAACTAGCTAATTGATGAAAGGGCAATGATATGGGgctcaatgaggcctaaaatttgtggcctcaaatcttaggtgtcatgtcatgcaTGTAAATaaatacaatttttattttcaattccacataatatattttgccacatcatactattgcaacaccaattttaccCTTTTACGTACATTTCTTTTTAGATATTAgagggtgaatcaattacattaatgaatttaattaggagacaaaaaaaatattagctattaattatgtattaatttaaaagTTATGTCTTACAGattctttgaccaatatttttcttcatttaattaaattctttcctttaatttttctttccaaatgacattaatatattgaaatatgtgtcaagaaatagacattaacttttctttccaaatattgattaatttcatccaaaaaaaaaatagcattaataaattgaattccGAAAATACTTaggtctaaattaagaggtaagaaaaaatttcacATTAGTAGCTATTAGTTAaaatctacaatctaaatataaggaaaaaacaaacaaaaaataataaattcatatcTAACGTTTTTTTGAAAGACAATAGGTCAGCCATTTCAttagattcagcaagcagtacaaaaacgaaacacccctatgagGTCGACAGAAAGCAATTGTTCCTTAGAACCTCATGAaaccctattctagaagaataaaatcctaaaaaatcatgagtacacccaccttttaggaaatccacgcaccattattctaacaaaaactagAAACCTCCAAGCAGAGGATGACATACCATCCTCCAGACATAAATTAGCAACTAAGGCACTGATTTTTgagacccaaaaacaaaaattaaactaaaatagATCCATCCTCTTTTTGTATAAAAAGAGGAAGgcccaaaataaaaataaaaaataaaaccgcAGAGCCCATATGGCCCCAATGCATCCCAATCCAGACTAAGCCCAATACTTGAGCCCAACAGCCCAAATTTTCTGAAACCCTAACAACCAGTTGCTCCACAACATGGCTGCTCCCAAGTTGCATGTCGTCGTCGCCGTCGCCGGCAAAGAAGGTGCCTCCCCTACTGATCACCTTCAGGCCATCACCAGCACAGCCAAAAAAGCCACCACGTTGAGCATCCCCATCCCCAGAACGATCACCAGCCCATAGAGCCCAAGTAGGAGCTCCGTCGCCCTGGAAACCGCCATCCCTATAGCCGCCGTCACCTTGGTTCACCGCTGATGATACTGTACCATCTCCAGGATCGAAAGACACCCAAGTCCGCGCCCATTCCTGATCACCTCGATCCAATTTCAGATCCATTCCAGTGCCTTCGCAATCATTGAAGAAACCCGATCCTAGATCGGGATGAACCTGATCGGAGGCGCCCAGTACAACCTGAAGATCCTCCAAGCTTTGGTCGATCCCCTGAACTGGTCGGGCCAACCCCACTCCGGCAACACCACGACGCTGCAGCGAACCATCAGGGCCAACCAAAGCGATTGTACAATCCTTATCACCGTCGGAAATCTGACGACCCCGATCCAAAACCCAGACTTGCCCATCCAACTCAGTCCAAACCAGATTCACCCCGTGAGAGCTCGGCCTCCGATCAGTCATCCAAACAACAACACTACCCTCCCAATCAGTAGCCACAGGGAGCCCACACCAAGGCGGCGCTCCgagcaagaaaacaaaagcaaaaacaagaagGGAATGATTGGCTACCAGACGAGCAATAGCCATGACCATCAAGATCTTGAAATCCTGAGAAATTTGTCGAAGGGGGGAAGCCAAcgataaaccctagcagagcgctaggtcgAGAGGAATAGATCAATTAGAGAATTTGTGTTCTTGACTACTTTACTTGCATGAcgttaaaccctagctacataaagagaaaacaatgaacaaaagaatatatacaatcatatatatgaatatgtatttttcacattatattttcaaaatttgcaagaacccaacaaaggttgaattcatatacatgtgttatgcaaatctattaatCGAATGTACGAGTaaatctattgactgaattacatAAATTTGTTTTCTActcttgattaaagaaaaaaaaattattgtttaaatctaagcaagagtgtaatgaaaaaaaccctttttttttttagaagaaagccaaCATAATTTAAAGTtattagattttggaatgatGAGATTGTCTTTTTCTCTGGAATTACATAGCATAATTTGACAAATAAGTGACGTGTAtagatgacatgacatgacaccatTGAGgtcacaaatcattttccttgaTGAAATGATCTAATGAAAACCAacgttatatatatatcgatcagTTTGCAGCTGCCAATTGCAAGTCAGAGGCGGTAGACGAGCAGAGGAATGGGAGACCAAAATCTGgaaacccaaaatcaaaactcCCCCTGAGGTCCGTCACGCCGAGTGCTCAAAGACGGAGCACATTAATATCGAATtcaacaaatcaaacaaaaattaCCAAAGTTACTGCAGTAACTAGAACAGATGTACCAATTTTGAACCAGCAGAAAGTAATCAAATCGACCGCTGATCATAATGACATGATCATCACACGGAAAACAAAGCCTACAACGACAAATAGAAGTGGTGTTGTGTCCCCACTTCCTCTTGTGAGATCAGCAAAGAATATTCCAGCTGGCTTTTCTAACGAGAAACCGCCTAATCTGAGGACAGAGCAACGCTCAATATCCGCTACACGGGATCGATCAGCTCGGGCCAAATCAGCTGCAGCACCTGTAAGTACTCACCTGCAGAGATCAGCATACACAGCTGAACCAAGGAGGCCACAATCATGCTCATCAATAGCAAGCATCTCTAGGGATCGGAAAGTAATCAGTAGTAATGTTGAAGGGAGCGTGCAGCTGGATATCAAGTACTGTACTGTCAGTGAAGGCGATTTGATCAACACCAGTAGTCCAAACGGAATAAGAAGTAATCAAACAGGAAACGGGGGGCAAATTTTGGGGAGTAGGATGGTCCAGAGAGTCATGAGTGCAAGATCAAAGGCAGCTACTCttgaagagaaaaataagagacCAAATTCTCGGTTTCCGCTTAATGAAACCTCTGGATTTGGTAGAATGATTCCCAAGAATTCAATGGATACAACTCTCAAGCATATGGTatggttctttcttcttcatgctTTCCCTTTCATATCTTCGTTTGCATGAATATCTATATAGATACAAATATTATTTTATAGTTAAATTATTTAACATTTATATAGCAATCTATATCCATGTAAACGAAGTACTGAGCGTGGAGGTATATGAATATCCTTGCTTCAGCCACCCTGCATGCaacttgattaattaattagtttaaaGACTTGTTCATGTTTTAGGTAGTTATTCATAAATTatctatgtaaaaagattagCCAATCCGACGATAACACGAGAGACAAAAAGTATCAATTGAAGCTTAGAAACATATTGGATCCTATTTTATTGGTAGCTCCTGGAAATTCTTCACCAAGATTTCAGGCCTGCATGCCGAATCCAGAAGAAAAGGATTCTTGGGGAAGCGTGCTTGATCTCTTTTGTTTGATTAGCCAATCCCCATATGTATATGTCTACAACATTTACCCAACTggttttgatcaaaaaaaagaTTTTACCAACTGGTGACATATATATAGCTAGCTGGCTGTCGCGTATCCTTGAAATTTAGTCATTCAAAACTATATGCGACGAAAGGGGCTCTTGTCTAATAATGCTTCAGTGATTCTCGATTTTTTCCCTTTCTCATTGAGTGGGTTGAGTTGGTATCAAAATAGTGCTGTAATGAGACCGTTCCTCATCATCACGTACCTACTTAAAGTTGGCGTTTTCATTTAATTATCATACTTTTCTCTGTGAGTTaatcataattatatttttgcTCCCTTGTCTGTAGGTGGCGCCAAAGATAAAACGGGATGGAGTTTGATTACTAATAGTCTAATAGCCAAGTGCGAGGCTAAAATAACCACTTAAAACTGCAAATAATAAAGGCAGTGGAGTTTTAGTGGCATATATAGGAACTTGTTTTGGTAATCATGTACGATTTGATGATGGCCGGTAAGAGTACTGTATAACTTACGTTTTATAAGTTCATATATATTTTCTGTAATAAAGAAGATTTCATCGAAACATTACTCGTTTAGAATGACACCGGCCCTTATAAATTCAGGAGCAGTTACAAACTAATTAATTCTGGATATCACTAAAACACAAAGCTTGACTAACTAATTTATTTGCTATATTATTGGCATCACGTTGAACATGAATAATCTTAAAATGAGCATGTCCCCTCAGCAGATCTCTTCCATCTTCTAAGAGGAAACCCATATTAGAACAATCTGTAGTCTCTTCATTCAAAGCTTGAACAAGCAGCATGCAATCTGTCTCAAATTCAACTCTATCAAAGTGTAATACCTGAGCCGATTTCATAGCTTCATGTAACGCGGTCATTAATTCAGCATGGAATGGAGACACTATCTGATCAAACTGCCGCATTGTAGCTGCCTTGAATCCGCCTAC
Above is a genomic segment from Rosa chinensis cultivar Old Blush chromosome 3, RchiOBHm-V2, whole genome shotgun sequence containing:
- the LOC112193248 gene encoding uncharacterized protein LOC112193248, whose translation is MKNTSRRRVPGMPLTNNGRIKQETDHPDQEDLILFRELHKREKERNIVTLLQPVSEEFEPNGNYQLYRIASAKKGSGFEFLAENEKNDYDWLKTPPATPLFPSLEMDANSPEFIIQREIPILQPLSRFAAANCKSEAVDEQRNGRPKSGNPKSKLPLRSVTPSAQRRSTLISNSTNQTKITKVTAVTRTDVPILNQQKVIKSTADHNDMIITRKTKPTTTNRSGVVSPLPLVRSAKNIPAGFSNEKPPNLRTEQRSISATRDRSARAKSAAAPVSTHLQRSAYTAEPRRPQSCSSIASISRDRKVISSNVEGSVQLDIKYCTVSEGDLINTSSPNGIRSNQTGNGGQILGSRMVQRVMSARSKAATLEEKNKRPNSRFPLNETSGFGRMIPKNSMDTTLKHMVVAPKIKRDGV